One genomic window of Luteitalea pratensis includes the following:
- a CDS encoding sigma-54-dependent transcriptional regulator: MSTQTVLIVDDDREAALVISHALAAPNREVRVLTSAEDVVAQAAVSPVDLVITEAVFASGVSGLDIVRACKAAVPVTRVLVVSGNGSLDDAVDALRAGAFDYLAKSGDVDTLRATVERALRPPTSRPTPAHGPTRAPTMIGRSPSMLQLYKQVSQAAPGSAPVLILGESGTGKELVARALHAHGPRVDRPFLSLNCAGMTDLHLESALFGHVRGAFPTAVNDRVGLFEAARTGTLFLDNITEMSAAMQAQLLRVLQEREVRPMGGQEAVGVDVRVLAAACGDAEADVTAHGFRLDLFFRLAVFLIRVPPLRERRQDIPLLVEHFSGAASARAGRMVTISNGAIARLRQLDWPGNVRELENVIERLVASARHPVIEAADIVLDAGASTSPGTHPFSDMPTLDELERRYLVYALQRFAGNRTRTAAALGIDRRTLYRMSARLGVPITGAEIHGANVG; encoded by the coding sequence GTGTCCACTCAAACCGTCCTCATCGTCGACGACGATCGCGAAGCTGCGCTTGTCATCAGCCATGCGCTGGCGGCCCCCAACCGTGAGGTGAGGGTCCTCACGAGTGCGGAGGATGTCGTGGCGCAGGCCGCGGTGTCTCCGGTGGACCTGGTGATCACCGAGGCGGTGTTCGCGTCGGGCGTATCCGGGCTCGACATCGTGCGCGCCTGCAAGGCGGCTGTGCCGGTCACGCGTGTGCTGGTGGTGAGCGGCAACGGCTCGCTGGACGACGCAGTCGACGCGCTGCGGGCGGGCGCGTTCGACTACCTTGCCAAGTCGGGCGACGTCGACACGCTCAGGGCGACGGTGGAGCGCGCACTGCGGCCGCCGACGAGCAGGCCGACGCCTGCGCACGGGCCGACGAGGGCGCCGACCATGATCGGGCGATCGCCGAGCATGTTGCAGCTGTACAAGCAGGTGTCGCAGGCCGCGCCCGGATCCGCGCCGGTGCTGATCCTCGGCGAGAGCGGCACCGGCAAGGAACTCGTCGCACGAGCCCTCCACGCGCATGGCCCGAGGGTCGATCGGCCCTTCCTCTCCCTCAATTGCGCCGGAATGACCGACCTCCACCTCGAGTCGGCGCTCTTCGGCCACGTCCGTGGCGCGTTCCCGACCGCGGTCAACGATCGCGTCGGCCTGTTCGAAGCGGCGCGGACCGGAACGCTGTTTCTCGACAACATCACCGAGATGTCCGCGGCCATGCAGGCGCAGCTCTTGCGCGTCCTGCAGGAGCGCGAAGTGCGCCCCATGGGCGGTCAAGAGGCAGTGGGCGTCGACGTCCGCGTGCTCGCCGCCGCCTGTGGCGATGCCGAGGCCGACGTCACGGCGCACGGGTTCCGCCTGGATCTGTTCTTTCGACTGGCCGTCTTCCTGATTCGCGTGCCGCCGCTGCGCGAGCGCCGTCAGGACATCCCCCTGCTCGTCGAGCACTTCTCCGGCGCCGCGAGCGCGCGCGCCGGCCGGATGGTGACCATCTCGAACGGTGCCATCGCGCGCCTGCGCCAGCTGGACTGGCCAGGCAATGTCCGGGAGCTGGAAAACGTGATCGAACGACTCGTCGCCTCCGCTCGTCACCCCGTCATCGAGGCCGCCGACATCGTCCTCGACGCCGGCGCATCCACCTCGCCCGGGACGCACCCGTTCTCGGACATGCCGACGCTCGACGAACTCGAGCGGCGATATCTCGTGTATGCCCTGCAGCGGTTCGCGGGCAACCGCACCCGGACGGCCGCGGCCCTCGGCATCGATCGCCGCACCCTGTACCGGATGTCGGCCCGCCTCGGTGTCCCGATCACGGGCGCCGAGATCCACGGCGCCAACGTCGGCTAG
- a CDS encoding sensor histidine kinase — MMRRPLSFRARLTLRWTIAFGLLLACANTAVYMGVRVYAQRDLDANLRTLAATEIASSTDAGGVLHLHELPMEQLGGGDFTGKFVQYYTPDGGIVFESPLLRGERVLDQEHLARTLRGDHRMSTVSIAGRRGRVITAQIRDASAPYVAAIGIFTDQLDALLARLAWVLVGVWIVGLAATAWIGLLLASSALEPIDRITTRAARIATGDIDMRLDPPRSDDEIGRMTRLLNEMLDRLHRVIDGSRRFAADASHELRTPLTAMAGEIDVALKRERDPAEYRETLQRLRDQIEGLTTVAGHLMLLARAEEQSGELAAQEVSICDLVDAACTRVGPHAAARGISVAHEGLEKLVAYAQPGLLARVIENVLVNAVQYNREGGAVRVTGFDEPAPGDAWEAGRVRLEVTDTGHGIPPEDWERVFDRFYRREPSRSRRTGGAGLGLALSRAIATWHGGSVRVRASSDAGTTFELVFPGQRQP, encoded by the coding sequence ATGATGCGCAGGCCGTTGTCGTTCCGCGCCCGGCTGACGCTCCGCTGGACGATCGCGTTCGGCCTGCTGCTGGCCTGTGCCAACACGGCGGTCTACATGGGCGTGCGGGTCTACGCGCAACGCGACCTGGACGCGAATCTCCGCACGCTGGCAGCGACCGAGATCGCGTCGTCGACCGACGCCGGCGGCGTCCTGCACCTGCACGAGTTGCCGATGGAGCAACTCGGTGGCGGGGACTTCACGGGCAAGTTCGTCCAGTACTACACCCCCGACGGCGGCATCGTGTTCGAGTCGCCGCTGCTGCGCGGCGAGCGCGTGCTGGACCAGGAACACCTGGCACGGACACTGCGAGGCGATCACCGGATGTCCACCGTCAGCATCGCCGGCCGCCGCGGCCGCGTGATCACGGCGCAGATCAGGGACGCCAGCGCCCCCTACGTCGCCGCGATCGGCATCTTCACGGATCAGCTGGATGCGCTGCTGGCACGGCTGGCGTGGGTCCTCGTCGGCGTCTGGATCGTGGGCCTCGCTGCCACGGCCTGGATCGGCCTCTTGCTCGCGTCGAGCGCGCTCGAGCCGATCGATCGCATCACCACCCGCGCCGCGCGCATCGCGACCGGCGACATCGACATGCGGCTCGATCCGCCGCGCAGTGACGACGAGATCGGCCGGATGACGCGCCTGCTCAACGAGATGCTGGATCGTCTGCATCGGGTGATCGACGGCTCGCGCCGGTTCGCCGCCGACGCCTCGCACGAACTGCGGACCCCGCTCACCGCGATGGCCGGGGAGATCGACGTCGCGCTCAAGCGCGAGCGGGATCCGGCGGAATACCGGGAAACGTTGCAGCGGCTGCGCGACCAGATCGAGGGCCTGACCACCGTCGCCGGGCACCTGATGCTGCTTGCGCGCGCTGAAGAGCAGTCCGGCGAACTTGCCGCACAGGAGGTGTCAATCTGCGACCTGGTGGATGCGGCCTGCACACGGGTCGGTCCGCACGCGGCGGCGCGCGGCATCTCCGTCGCGCACGAAGGTCTCGAAAAGCTGGTCGCGTACGCCCAGCCCGGGCTGCTCGCTCGCGTGATCGAGAACGTTCTCGTCAATGCCGTGCAGTACAACCGGGAGGGCGGCGCCGTGCGAGTCACGGGCTTCGACGAGCCGGCGCCGGGCGATGCGTGGGAGGCTGGCCGGGTGCGGCTCGAGGTGACCGACACCGGTCACGGGATCCCGCCGGAGGATTGGGAGCGCGTGTTCGACCGCTTCTACAGGCGGGAGCCGTCGCGGTCCCGCCGCACCGGCGGCGCGGGCCTCGGTCTCGCACTCAGCCGGGCCATCGCCACCTGGCACGGCGGTTCGGTCCGGGTGCGAGCCTCGAGTGACGCCGGCACCACGTTCGAACTGGTTTTCCCGGGCCAGCGCCAACCGTGA
- a CDS encoding response regulator transcription factor produces the protein MRLLVVEDDPTISRFLVKGLREDQHLVDLAEDGDAAEASALSGDYDAILLDVMLPAQDGFTVCRRLRAQGVDTPILMVTARDAVGDRVHGLDTGADDYLVKPFAFDEVVARLRALTRRGRTRSLSAILTAGALSLDQEAHQARVAGTPVPLTATEYRLLEYLMRRAGTIVSRDQLAEHVWGGDYDPCSNVADVYVGYLRKKLAGTAAADQIRTIRGLGYMLDRVEA, from the coding sequence GGGCTGCGCGAGGACCAGCACCTGGTCGACCTGGCCGAGGACGGCGACGCCGCCGAAGCGTCGGCCCTCTCGGGCGACTACGACGCCATCCTGCTGGACGTCATGCTGCCGGCCCAGGACGGCTTCACCGTGTGCCGCCGGCTGCGTGCCCAGGGCGTCGACACGCCCATCCTGATGGTCACGGCGCGCGACGCCGTCGGCGATCGCGTGCACGGCCTGGACACCGGCGCCGACGACTACCTGGTCAAGCCCTTTGCGTTCGACGAGGTCGTGGCGCGGCTGCGCGCATTGACCCGGCGCGGTCGCACCCGCAGCCTGTCGGCCATCCTCACCGCCGGGGCGCTCTCGCTCGATCAGGAGGCACACCAGGCCCGCGTGGCAGGCACGCCGGTGCCGCTCACGGCGACGGAGTACCGCCTGCTCGAGTACCTGATGCGACGCGCCGGCACCATCGTGTCGCGCGACCAGCTCGCCGAGCACGTCTGGGGCGGGGACTACGACCCGTGCTCCAACGTCGCGGACGTGTACGTCGGCTACCTTCGCAAGAAGCTCGCCGGTACGGCCGCCGCCGACCAGATCCGGACGATTCGGGGCCTCGGGTACATGCTCGATCGCGTCGAGGCATGA